Within Topomyia yanbarensis strain Yona2022 chromosome 2, ASM3024719v1, whole genome shotgun sequence, the genomic segment aaaatttattgcgttttcaagcttcaTAATTTTAGGGAAAAAAAGAAAGATCAATTCGTTATTTCAGAAATTTCGTACTCTCTAAAAAGAccaattaaaatataaaaaatatgtacaaagattttttaaaatggAATCTCGCAACAGGAACAACAACAATGCGCATCAGCTTATATTCTACCGCTGCTCAAGCTAGTGGGATAAGAAAACAATTGACAAATAACAGTTGCCACGATCTGGCGTGAGCGATAAAACACTGCTGATTTTAGTTTTGCGATGACCGTTTGTCTGTAATTGTTGATTGAGATGAGTGAAGCATCGCAGTAAAATGTAAGCAATCTTCAGTTCAGCACAGGTGCTGTTGATTTAAAATATTGTCGTATCCGTCCTTCTGTTCGCGGAAGGCGAAAATACAGTTCCATCACATACAAAATCCAATCCTGATAACGTTTATCAGTTAAACCGATGAAGGCATTATTGTGCCAAACCTTTAGGTATCGAGGTACCGTCCCAAATTTCGATTGAGACAATTACTATTTGTTTTCCATAACTAGAACCTGAAACTTGGTGACAGCTTAGTTCATTGCCAGCCATAAGCTTTGGTGAGATAAAATTGACGATGTAGAATATGAGCCTGAGGACAGCGACCCATTAAAGCATAAGAATCCCATATGaacatttgttaaaaatgagttatctgttggaagATTGTATTCTGAATCATCTTTGATTCACAATGTACAAAATTTAATAAGAAAAGGtcaagaaaaatgccaaaacatGGTAGTCTCAACCACAAGGTTCAATGAATATGTGAATCTTCGGCAGCATATTTCTCGGCTGTTTCGTACTAAGTAAATTTTTAACTGTTTAAAACTTAAGATAGGATGTGTCCCAGCCAATCAAGGTGTGTCAAAAAATCCTAGCGATATGGATGTCAAAATTAAAGATTTCTAATAATTGTTACGGAACTTTCTGATAATTTTACCGCAGTCTTTACGGAGCAGCTTTGCGTGGTGCCGTGGGGGATCTAAGAAGTTTATATGGATTcctttcttttttatatttaacCAATGCTCAGAGCAGACATGACTTTATCTTCATACGGAGACCGGGAGCAGTAAACGTGCACGAACGAGAAGTATACAAGCCATACGTTACCCAAGACCGCTATGGACAAGCATTGAACACGAGTGGAACTGAGTTACGCTAAGAATTAACTTGAGATATTTCGAATAAAAGAAGTTTGGGCCGATGAAAAGTAATTgaatacaagttacaattttggCAGTTTATAGCGGATTGATAGAACTGCAGTTTATGGCTTAGTGAATGTTGGTCTGTCCCGCGAGACAAATTTTGCAAAATCGGACGAAATGGCGACTGTCTACCAAGTAAACACCGGTCCTCGGGAGGACAAAATGCGCATGTTTCTCTCAAAAGGAGTGATGTCGCGTCCTCTAATGTGTCTACTTCTATTAAATATTCTCATGCCAGCGCGTTTTTGTCAACTGTGTTATAGTCCAACCGAATGTTGATTTGAGGTTGAATATTCGACTCAAACAAACCATATCAACCTGAGGAAGCGACTCATTATTTCTAAAAGGTCGGGCAAAATAATCAAATACAACAATCAACATTCTCCCAGTTATTGCCTCCCTTTCATGGTCAAAAGACTCGATAATTAGCAGGAATCACATATAGGCCCGCCCAAGCAAATTCACCAATCCACTTGTAAGTAAGGTTAGTTACGAAGACTTCCATGCCGACGAGAAtagaccatgccagtcgaagacCACAGGTTCTGAACCAATCCGCCCCAtctcaaaaataacaatattaaaaaaaaaacttgactcATTTAATCAGAGATCACTCAATGGTTGACAACAACAAAGATCAGCCATTCGCTTACTCAAACAATGTAGTTTAATCTCCCCAGGCATCAGTTCCTAGTTTATCAAACTGAATGAACAAAATATATAGTTTGCGCTACAGCTAATCAGTTTAGCACCACCCGAAGAGAATGATCCAGTGCTCTATATATTGTTTAATGGCATCAAAAGAGCACACATTCCTTCAATAAAAAAGGATAGGTAATGAGGTGCCACATCACATTCGTAGCTGTACATATTAGGTATACCTATTATATACGACTAACTGTCCCATATTCTATAGGATTCCCAATATAAATAGCGATGGGCAAACGGATTCAGATTTGATAGTGAATAGAATCTGATTCAAGTCACAAAAATTAATCGATTCACTGACTCACTCGGAATACTGAAGACATGTCTGTTTGAACTTAATTTGGTCTTGATGTGACCAATACCGTGTACCTGCCAATTGATTTGGTATCTGAGAAACTGCCCAACTAAATTACTCCGTTTGGCGTCAATGTCTGTCTTTTATCAGCCCGTCTTGAAATTTTGTCTGTCTAGTACCTCCTAATGCCGAAGCCTTTGTAATCTGCTTTGCGGTGACAAATTGATATGCATAAGTTTCGGAATTTAGTAGCATCAGCACATTACTGAATAGTTATATATTGTTTGTTAATTGTTCAAATTAAGAGCAATCaattaaacaaacgattttttttaccgaTTCATATATATTAAACTTCAACAGTATTTTCCAGTTTTTGCTGTAGATGTTCTCAAAGTTCAAATGTCatgtttagtattatttatatcCAAGAAAAAGTATATTCGGCAAAATTGTTATCCGGGAAAGTGTACTTTCCGGGCAATTATACTTTCTGGGAAATAATTTTCCAGAAAGCGGTATTCAGATAAATAATTTCGTGGGAAAAGATATTCCGGGATATGTAATACAATCCATGACAACCTCTTGAATCAACCTACTCATTTGAATACAATCACCTCTGATAAACGCTTCAATGGTAGGATGAAAAGATCTCGATTTTAATTTTTGCTCTGTATTATTACGCCAGCTTTGTTATCATACTGATGCGAATAAAAGAAACAAACATATTTATActcacaatatatacgcgaacggaggtcttagtggaatgtacgtaatgtttcaaagattttcttccatttaattccactatgtttttatagttagatgcacttgcacttcactatttaacagataccggtatttcgattactacttgcaatcttcttcagtgtttgtaacAGTCTATAGGGATAAATTTTTACGTTTGATAATACAGAAGATATCGTCAACGTATCGCCACCAGCGTTCTGGTAGCTCACCTTTttcttttaaacattcttaCAAGTTTGccataaaaagttcacaaagaaATGGAGAGAGTGGGTCACCCATCGAAGCACCGGTGGTTTATTTATAGAAGACACCCcggaatgtgaaataattttcttccatgCAAAGGCGAGTAAGTTGGATATAAGATCTTACTTTGCTTTTCCATAGACTGTTgttattttgttgtaataaccAATACTCTAGTAGGTTAATTGAATCTTTTACAGGGACACTAGGGAATAGTGCGGTTACGTCAAAGGAGACCATAATCTCATCGTCTTTGATTTCACCTgagttttaaagtttgagagTGAATTCTTGTGTATTGGTGATGGACCGGCTGGAAAActtttttggcatattttgaaattcttgcactagccattttgcaattttttgagtTGGGGCACCTATTGATGAAATAATTTCTCTGATTTCATTTCCGGGTttgtgaaaatttcgaaagaaatTTAAGATCCTATCCTCAACTGTAGCTCGATGATCCGTTACACCGTACGAAATATTATTagaatttgaaacaaaaatcccACGAGTTTCGGTATTTATCTCAGCTTAACCAAAGTACAGGGATTAccggtatttatttattttaacggGATTGCCAAAccttaacacaaaaaaataaatttatcacaattaattttaattaaaagCAACTTGACCGATTCAAATTGATAACAACTCGTCTGCACATACCTCCAAATGTCAAACGTTTCGGTCTGGTCTCAATCTCAAACATCCTCAGGGCTAAAACGTCAATCGAAAAGGGCACAACCGTCAACCTTCAAGGTCCAAAGACCAGCGAGAGCTAACGATTGGGAAAACCCCATTTAGCCAACCTACTGGATAAGAAATAACTTGCTGCTGTTGTTATTGCTGCTACCTAAACGGACAGGTGTAACGTAGGCAAACAAGAGACATAACCACTGTACGAGAAATAGACCATGGATCGGGTGCTGCCTATCGCTCTGGTAGTATCTATTTCCATGTACATATTTTTAACGTCACTCAGGGAGGTCGCGGAACAGACGGGCAAAACGAggtaatcaaaacaaaaatagcaAACGTTTACAACATTTGTGAGGATGAAGCGTGCGGCGGTTGTGTGTTGGTAGATTCGGCGTGGAAGAGAATGACGTTACGAATACCGACTACCTTCCACTAGGAACGACATCTGTTTAATGTATTGGATCGAATacaacgatgatgatgatgatgctagTAGTGTTGGGGCTTGGGGCGAACGCGACTTTGCTGTGTGTGGGGGGAACATGAAAGAGAGCGCGGCATTGGGGAAAACCCAAACCCATCAAGTCCAACCGACGGACGGTGCGAGTCAAGCGTCGGGCGAGTTCACAGCCATGTGGAACGAGGATCCAAGCTTTCCTCCTTCTCGCAAGCTGATTCCGTGCACGAACATACAAATTTAAATCGATGTTCCATCATCACACAGGCAGCGTTGGTGGCTATTTTGAACTGAACCGAGGTCGGGGTAGCGGCATTTAGCATGGGGTTACGCAAGGCCAACCGATACAGGGAAAGCCCCAAGACTGACCTTCTTTGCGGTGTGCGACTTGCCAAGACAGAGAGAAAGAAACTATTAAAAGCAAGCAACCGGGAAAAGCCCAAGCAAGCTGTTGGAGAAAGTCACACGAGGGCTTCCGCCTCGAGCGCAAACCCACCGCCTGCTGTTACTAGTAAAACGCGGTTACTGCTATCAAGAGGGTTGGAATTTTCCCATCGCAACAATGCGGTTTTACCAGTCCGTGGATGTGATTCCCATGACTTTACTTTTATTGACAAGTTGGAAGGAAAACAGTTACCCATCACGGTCTGAAATTGGTTGAATCTGGGTTGGTGCGGTTACATTCGTCAGCCGTGGAGTTATTTGTGACCCCCGTCTCTCCTTCGGAAAGAGAAAAATACCGATAGTCGGAGCAGATGGAAACGCAAACTCAAGCTGCTAAAATTAGCATGTCGGGAAAACCTAATTTTAGAGCATATTTTCTAGCGGTGATGAAAATTCCACCGCCGAGTTATTTTCTTCCACACCGCTATACTAAAATTACTGTGCGCGCGCGCTCGAGAGAGCCTGAAGCACAGTATGTAAAATATTCATCGTCATCAATTTTAGACGCGAGACGACGCCCGAGACGCGCAACCTGCTGGTAACCAGATGGTGTGCGGTGGCGTAGCGGGGGTAGCGCGCAATTTGGGTTTTTTCGCGGACGCGGAGcgattttctatttttacatcGTTAAAACGTCGAGAGCTGGGGAGTCGCCGTTATTACCATAAAAAGTCCTGTTTCCATTCATTCATTTAGTTGATGGTGCAAAGTGTATTGAATGACGAACCGAGTCGGCATGAGATCATTCGTGATCGTCAGCGGAGGTGGATGGGGATTATGTTATTTCCCAGCCGCACGCCATAGAAAAGCGCACAACCAGGGTCGATCGATCGagccgaccgaccgaccgagaGACAAAGGCCAATTGATTAAGTGCGAGCGAACACGAGTCGGATTGAATGAGTCGGGAAATTCCCGAACGCACTTACCATTGTAGTTCCACTGTTCGAGGTCTTGTGGAATTTTGATCGCCGCCTGAACCGCAAGACTGCTCTGCTGTAGCTCGGTGGCAGTCAATGGGGTCAGCAGTTCCTTCGCGCACTCGTTGTTGCTGTGCAGGCAGGCTAGATGTAGTGGTGTGTTTCCTTCTACGTCGCGGATTCCCGCGTTGGCACCGGCAAGGATCAACCGTCGCACGATCCGTGGCTGACCGGTTAGCACCGATAGGTGCAGCGGAGTTTGACCGATGTCATTCTGGATGTCGAGCCAGGGCCGGGGCGCGGCACGTATCAGCTTGCAGACAACGTCGGTGGCCTCGTGAATCACGGCCAGATGGAGATAGCTGTAGCGAGGGGGAAAGGGGAAAAGAAATAGATAGGTGTCAGTTAGATTGGCTGATTGTGGGGGGTTCGAGAACAGCTCGAGCGGTGGGGTAACaacaaatattattattattgttattattaatgTAAGACATTGACGATGGTGGAATTTACGCGAACAGGTTTCAATAGGCTCACTTGGGTAAAACCGTTATAGACCAAAAAGTACACAATATCGTACCGAGAATTGTGAGTGATATTCTAGGAGAAACTAGCGGTACATGTGCCGTCTATCGTACACACTCGCTCAAGGTCTTTGTATAAACAAGTTGCTGGATTAGAATGATCGAGTAATTAATATTGACGATTAACCTTCTGTTGAATCATTTACTGCTAATGTCAGTGATTGTTCAATTCACATGAAATATTTTATCTAAACAGGGGAATCTATCTAAGAAGGCGACGCTTTCTTCCTGGAAATACGTCAAAGCTGTTAGAATGGATCGACGTCCGCGTCGTCTTCTTGATGCAAGGCAAATCGAGTACTTTTCACAGGATACTTTGATTTCATGTTTTTCGAATTACGAACGCGAAGTTTTTGTCTGTTGTCCGACAAATAAACATCGCAGAATCAGCCAACTAGATTAAAAATGCATTTCCCACAACAACGCAAATGGCCGAAGTCGACACTGCGCGCTGGAAGTTTCAAATCACTCACTGCGAAGATTTGCGTCATTCGTAAGTACGGAATTACCACCcatcaagactacctactttacGGTGGCCATGTAAGACGCCACTAATGGGAAGTTCGAAACCGAGGAATTGAATGATTTAGCAAGCGTTATCCGCGAGAGGAAAATCCTAACAAGTTCGGGCAAAAAATAGTTCTCCTGGCTCTTAGGCTAACAGGCTAACGTAATTACCCCCACACCGAAGGCTTACTGGAAGAAATAATTGAAAAGTTATTCGGAAGAGCCGGGATTTCTATAGCTAAAAACCCGTACAACCAGGGTACCCCACTGTAATTCGCCAAATGTCCAAATTACCGGCCCGCCTCCGACGACTCTCGGGGCAGCCGCCGCCAGCCATACCGCACGCCACTCACACAAAGTGGCTGCACGgggaatttattatttaacacAATCAATGCAGATTGCCCGAACGGATGGGATTTCCAGCCATCATCAGCGGTGAGGCGCAGGCACCGCAGCAACGTACGAAACCGAGGAACAAAAAAAAAGGGGGATATTCGGTTTTATACTGCAAATTCAGCGCGCCAAATAATCTTTTTGCCTCCCAATAAAACAATCCCGGACAATAAGTGGTACTGATAAGAAtggatgaaataaaaagatACTCACGTATCGCCGTCGTCGTTCTGGTGGAAATACTTTTCCCAAACCGGTTTCTTCCGGCTCATCTGCAGCTGCAGCAAGCTTTTGCAGAGGTCATTTATGTTGTCCACCTTCATCGAATCGCTGGAGCGGAGCTGCTGGCTCGAATCTAGATCCACCCCGGAGTCGAACGTTTGTGAGTCTTCttcctgctgctgctgctgggcgGGGGCCGACTTGTGACTGCCGGACACAAACAACGGCTGCAGTGGAGCTTCCTGTTGCGCCTCGAACGATGAGCTGGTGTAGTTATCCGAGCTCAAGTTTTGCCCCGAATGGAACCCGGAATCGACGGCTCCGCTGTCGGTGGCAAGTTTGTCGTCCTGTTTGTGTCCTTCTGGAAGGGAAAGGTAAGTAAAACCTCCGGCTCCTACTGATCCTCCCTTTGCTGGATGCATGTTTTCTGTTTGATTCCAAGGATTTgaattcttgtttttttttctttactgGCTGGTAACGCACACACTATGCACCTGCTACTGTTTTTTGTCAAACTGAACGGTGAATTTCACCTGGCTAGTTCTACTAATTTACAATTCACCCGTTGTGCAGCAAAATTTGTTTGTCAAGTTTCCTAATCAGGTATTCAATCAACGCACAACCACAAGATGGCGATTCGCTTCCAAAGTAGTTTTCCGCGCGACACTCGTTTTCCACATATTCTACCACTGGATTTGCGTAAATCCTCCACCTTAATGTTACTGAGCGATAAAAAATCTTCCGATCACCGCACTTCTACTATAAGAAGAAAGAACAGATTCGTACGGGGCATTTAATTATTCGTTTATAATCCTGGCGAAAAAATGTGTGACCAAATCAAAGCAGCCTGCTGACACAATCAGTGATGACTGACGACACCCCGCACGCACACTTGAACAAAACGAGTTTCTATGGCGAAAACGAAACAACGACGTCTCGCAAAACACTTGCAACGCGGCTCGCAGTCCAAAACGAACTGATCTGCTGTTGCACCGTACGGGAGAACGAAAGCATCGACCATCAGCAGTCGGGCTGTCGTTGCGCCAGTGTGCGTCCCTATCGGTATAGGGGGTACTTTGCGCCCGTACACTCCGGTTGCGTGTGTTAGTGGGGAAAAACAAAACCACACATGTTtggcgtttttttttcattacgtAAAATACGTCGTCGTCACACATAGGCGATTCGGTTATTGTTCATGTTGGTTTTTGTGCGTGATTATGGTGGCCTTATGATCAATATAATATAGTTGGGTGGTGGTATGTCGAAATTCCTTAACAAAGTACCAGGAATAGTTAGTGTTGTTTGTGTTGGTTCTATTCGCCAAAAATTTTGGAATTGTAAAATGACtatacaaattttaaataattttgtgaCAGGCAAATTGTACACAAAATTTATTAATTGCATCCGTTATCATCGAAATGAAATAATTAGATTTATCATTCCTCaacaacaag encodes:
- the LOC131686177 gene encoding NF-kappa-B inhibitor cactus isoform X2; the protein is MHPAKGGSVGAGGFTYLSLPEGHKQDDKLATDSGAVDSGFHSGQNLSSDNYTSSSFEAQQEAPLQPLFVSGSHKSAPAQQQQQEEDSQTFDSGVDLDSSQQLRSSDSMKVDNINDLCKSLLQLQMSRKKPVWEKYFHQNDDGDTYLHLAVIHEATDVVCKLIRAAPRPWLDIQNDIGQTPLHLSVLTGQPRIVRRLILAGANAGIRDVEGNTPLHLACLHSNNECAKELLTPLTATELQQSSLAVQAAIKIPQDLEQWNYNGKRCVHIAAETSNIEILRNLVSAGADINSREGKSGLTPLHIAIESGNDSLVIFLLEECPKLRLEQVTYAGLTAYQLAGLQHNQSLLNVLRSRGAEPLSPPESDYDDDESEEDDQ
- the LOC131686177 gene encoding NF-kappa-B inhibitor cactus isoform X1, whose protein sequence is MHPAKGGSVGAGGFTYLSLPEGHKQDDKLATDSGAVDSGFHSGQNLSSDNYTSSSFEAQQEAPLQPLFVSGSHKSAPAQQQQQEEDSQTFDSGVDLDSSQQLRSSDSMKVDNINDLCKSLLQLQMSRKKPVWEKYFHQNDDGDTYLHLAVIHEATDVVCKLIRAAPRPWLDIQNDIGQTPLHLSVLTGQPRIVRRLILAGANAGIRDVEGNTPLHLACLHSNNECAKELLTPLTATELQQSSLAVQAAIKIPQDLEQWNYNGKRCVHIAAETSNIEILRNLVSAGADINSREGKSGLTPLHIAIESGNDSLVIFLLEECPKLRLEQVTYAGLTAYQLAGLQHNQSLLNVLRSRGAEPLSPPESDYDDDESEEDDQIPAYYGSNSFCSSFTGLSTINVA